The DNA segment CAGCAGTGAGGGCCTCAGATCCCCCATCCTGACCCGGAGACGGAGGGCCCCAGAGGCCACAGGAGAACCACCCAAAAAGTGCTCGTACACCTTCCTGGTCCCTGAGCAGAAGATCACAGGGCCCATCTGCGCCAGCCGGGGCCTACACACGGACAAGGATCGCGTGACCCGCCTGGACGTGGCGGCAGTGAGGGACCTGCTCTCCAAACAGAGACGGGAGATGGACAACCTGAAGCTGGTGGTGGATGTGGACGGAAACATGGTGAATGAGATGAAGCTGCTGAGGAAGGAGAGCAGGAACATGAACTCCAGGGTGACCCAGCTCTACATGCAGCTGCTTCATGAGATCATCAGGAAGAGAGACAATTCTCTGGAGCTGGCTCAGCTGGAGGGACGCATTCTCAACGCCACAGCAGAGTCCCTACGCCTGGCTGCCCGCTACCGCGACCTGGAGGTCCGCTACGCCACGCTCTCCGCCATGGTCAACAACCAGTCGGTTCTGATTGGTGCCCTGGAGGAGCGCTGTCTACAGGTGTACGGCCGGCTGCAGGAGCAGCCTCCTCAGGGCCCACCGCTGGTACAGGTAGTGCCGGAGAACATACCGGTTAGCATCCCAAGGTTCACCAACGAGATCCAGAGGGACCATAGCCGGGCGTTCCCCAGAgaaaggggctcccgagtgggacCGGCACCCACAGGAGGCACCCTGGAGCTCCGGACGGCTCCGCAGGGCAACTTCAGCACAGAGGGTGAGGCAACTGATTGATTGAGTCATTTGATAGATTGGTTGGTTAGTGGGTTGGGTGGTTGgtgggatgggtgggtgggtggttggtacCAAGGGTAAAACAGGTATTTCTAAATTaacctcacaacctcagaccaatGGGTGTATGAATGGAATAACAGCAGGTTCATTTTCTTCTTAGACTGAGTATTTATTATGAAACATTTGCATATCAGCTGGAACTCGGTTCAGCTGGAACTAGGTTTGGCACTGCTCACCAGAAAGAAAGACCTCGATGGAAATAAAAATGTTGTCTTGTCTGAAATCagaagaaagaaaagagaaaggaaaTGCCTGTGCGATTCTACTCATCAACCAAAATTCCTGACACATTTAGAATAATAAAGCATGTGTGATTTGAAGGCAGCTCTGTATGAAAGCGAACCCTCTCCAGGACTGCTCCCTCGCATGCTAAGCATGGACAGAAGCCAGGCTGGAATGACATGGTTTCCTTCCCCTAACCACAAAGTAGCAGCACTTCTGGTTTACTTCACCACTGCTTGCTCAGGCTAATACAGACTAATACAGTAGCTACCCTCCTCTATAAACTAGGAAAATATTAATCTCACATTAAACAATGGTTTACTTCACCACTGCTTGCTCAGGCTAATACAGACTAATACAGTAGCTACCCTCCTCTATAAACTAGGAAAAGATTAATCTCACATTAAACAAtttacccactgggcaaaaactggttgaaccAACAccgtttccacgtcatttcaagaAAAAAATTCAAggtgatgttgaatcaacgtggaaaactgaatggatttgcaaaaagtcatcaacataaagGAACTTAGTATTTTTTTCCACCCAAAGTTTAAACTAAATCCTGATTaaatgttttgactgatttcacgttgaatttacgttaattgacaactcaaccaaatgtaaatcaaaactagacgttgaaatgaCATCTGCGCCCAGTGAGTCACTGTTTTTAACTGTCCACATCTTCTCTAAGACAAATGTATAACAAATGAACTGTAGTAAGAGGTAAACTAGAATAATCAATGGGTTCTAAACAAAGTCACTGGTTTAGCTGCCTACATCTGGTTGGTGATTAAAAGTCTGCAACAGATATATCCCTCCATCACTTCCTCTGTTCCTTCATctcttccccatccctccatctctgcttccatctctcccttcatccctccatccatcctgtcCCAGGTCCTTTCAGGGACTGTCTTCAGGCGCAGGAGGCTGGCCATAGCACCAGCGGAATGTACCTGCTGAAACCTGACGAGGCAGAGAGGCCCATGCAGGTGTGGTGTGAGCAGGGTCTGGACAACGGAGGCTGGACTGTCATCCAGAGCAGGAGGGATGGCTCCGTCAACTTCTTCAGGAACTGGGACGCCTACAAGGTGACAATGACAAAGACACCTCTGGCTGTCTAACCACTTCTTCCAAAACCTTTAAGCCAGAGACAACAATGGTGCCGTTATATGACCTATCCAAAGGAACTCatctggtctggtgtctcgggATCCTTTCCAAGGCCTGGACTCCTTGTGTTTTCACTTATGATATAATATAATGTGTGTTTCAGCATATACATGCTGAAGAGATTAAGTTTGAGATTGCCACTATGAAACATAGGAAGACCCAGCAGGATGGTATGTTCCACCGCTCAATCTCCAACATTTATGTTCCAAACCACCACAGCTCTGCTAGCTACATCCATCCAGTACATCTTAAGGATGAACTGTATCTGCGTTGGCCTTGCTTCTTGCTTGATGATTTGATTCAGCGTTCCATGTAGCTCTGCCAGGCTAGCTAGCGTATGTTTAACTGGAACTTAATAACTCTCCTCGACATTGATTCACAACCACTCATCTATCTCCCACCACTAATCCACCACATATAAACACATACCCTAGCATACACATgcgaacacacagacagacacagacagacacagacagacacagacacacacagacacacacacacacacacacacacacacacacacacacacacacacacacacacacacacacacacacacacacacacacagagagagcaccaGTGGAGGACCAGGACAATCATCATTCCTGGCTGGACTACTTAATTCACAATCAGAAACCAAATCAGACCACAGCCATTTAGTGTTGAAGTGCTCTGAGGAGAACAGCCAGATACAGATTGGTCATGGTTTTTCAGCACACACAGGGGGGCCAGTGTCATCACCATTTGCAGGGATTACAACTGTTGTTTGGGGTTGAAATATGAACAATGAAAGCCCCCATTTCTAAGATTGATGCTTATTATTTTCCAGTATGGATTCCACAAtgtctttagtttcatctgtATAGCCAATTTTAATTACAGTACAGTAATTCAATGTGAATATCAAATTATTGTTTGTCTTATATATTATTATGTCCAAAGAAGATTAATACTAACTTGCAGGATAATCAAAAAGTAAATTAGATGATTGGCTAAGATTACTGGTCTTGTCTTCCAAATGTACTTTTTGACAAAAGTTGATTTACAGTATTCCTTATTTTAACATTCCTCTTTTTAAACCACTCTGACTACAAAACCAATGGCTCATTTTTTATCTCTGTCCCCTCCTTTCTCAGAATGGATTTGGCAACATAGACGGTGAGTACTGGCTGGGGTTGCTTGGGATCTACAACTTAGGGAAGCAGTCTGACTACAGACTTCTAGTGGAGCTGGAGGACTGGGTGGGGAAGAAGGTGTATGCTGAGTACAGCAGCTTTCACCTGGAGCCTGAGAGCGAGGGCTACCGCCTGAGGCTGGGCACCTATCAGGGAAACGCTGGTGACTCACTCAGCAGCCACAACGGCAAGCAGTTCACCACACTGGACCAAGACAAGGACGCCTTCTCAGGTGGGTCAATCAATCAATTGATATACTGTTGGCTAAACACCTAAGACATCCAGTAGGTCCTTAAGAACGCATATGAGCCAAACTCAATGGGTATCTTTAAATGGACTATTTATATTCTCTCGATGCAGGTAACTGTGCACACTTCCATAAGGGAGGCTGGTGGTACAACTCCTGTGGCCAGGCCAACCTGAACGGTGTTTGGTACTCCGGTGGGGTCTACCGCAGCAAGTTTCAGGATGGAATCTTCTGGGCGGACTATGGCGGAGGATTCTACTCTATGAAGGGAGTCCGCATGATGGTCAGACCCATAGACTGAGACTAGAGGGAGAACCATGACCATCCTAACCCTCAACCAACACATGTACAGTACTGCCTATCTCAACCCCACTCACAGACATTGACTACAAACATTG comes from the Salmo trutta chromosome 21, fSalTru1.1, whole genome shotgun sequence genome and includes:
- the LOC115157250 gene encoding angiopoietin-related protein 1, whose product is MGPRALCLFVLLGLSVWGSSEGLRSPILTRRRRAPEATGEPPKKCSYTFLVPEQKITGPICASRGLHTDKDRVTRLDVAAVRDLLSKQRREMDNLKLVVDVDGNMVNEMKLLRKESRNMNSRVTQLYMQLLHEIIRKRDNSLELAQLEGRILNATAESLRLAARYRDLEVRYATLSAMVNNQSVLIGALEERCLQVYGRLQEQPPQGPPLVQVVPENIPVSIPRFTNEIQRDHSRAFPRERGSRVGPAPTGGTLELRTAPQGNFSTEGPFRDCLQAQEAGHSTSGMYLLKPDEAERPMQVWCEQGLDNGGWTVIQSRRDGSVNFFRNWDAYKNGFGNIDGEYWLGLLGIYNLGKQSDYRLLVELEDWVGKKVYAEYSSFHLEPESEGYRLRLGTYQGNAGDSLSSHNGKQFTTLDQDKDAFSGNCAHFHKGGWWYNSCGQANLNGVWYSGGVYRSKFQDGIFWADYGGGFYSMKGVRMMVRPID